Genomic segment of Polycladomyces abyssicola:
AGCGGAACAGAATGTGACATCCAAAGAAGAATCGGGGGCGTAAAAGGAAAGATTGCCCCCGGATTTCCACATTTTATATAACACATCGCAATGCCCATCGATCCAAAACATGGTAATTCCCCTCTTCAAAAGAAAAACCTGTCTATACGAGATAAACAGGTTTCTTTCACTTATGTGGATCCCGTGTCAACGGGGTTCTACGATCAACTTAATCGCTGTTCGCTCTTCCCCATCGATGATAATGTCCGTAAATGCGGGAATGCAGATCAGATCGATTCCGCTCGGTGCCACAAACCCTCGTGCAATTGCTACCGCTTTCACAGCTTGATTGAGTGCACCGGCACCAATCGCCTGAATTTCGGCCGCCC
This window contains:
- the spoVS gene encoding stage V sporulation protein S translates to MEVLKVSAKSSPNSVAGALAGVLRERGAAEIQAIGAGALNQAVKAVAIARGFVAPSGIDLICIPAFTDIIIDGEERTAIKLIVEPR